Proteins from a genomic interval of Zingiber officinale cultivar Zhangliang chromosome 2A, Zo_v1.1, whole genome shotgun sequence:
- the LOC122042165 gene encoding mitogen-activated protein kinase kinase kinase 18-like, translated as MAVGEWRRGPTIGRGSAAAVSSAVASPSGIVFAVKYADVSVSAPLQREQGILSSLRHHPNIVSYLGFEVADGVYNLFLEYASLGSLSDRIDARGGRLEEPEIRSYAGDLLRGLAHLHAAGVAHRDVKSRNVLVFSGGLAKLADFGCARRTAAPPLSGTPMYMAPEAARGEAQGLPADVWALGCTVIEMATGRPPWPDVADPVAALHRSGFTGDVPECPGWLSAEARDFVGKCLKRDAKGRWTAEQLLHHPFVAKTMSWPENASTPADQIWVSPKSTLEQSMWPDSEEEEHHYDSPEERLRLLAGSASPAINWESDDNWITVRSDKMQSPAATAEDDDELSASEGPEPSFFDSIQVPDNRIDPFPVEPMTNVIVERSQSPVFVVNSDSKNSIFISSLPHLFLFLFSYIVMNSFKRIVKAYSGEPAKEETERDLGD; from the coding sequence CCCCCTCCGGCATCGTATTTGCCGTCAAGTATGCCGACGTGTCCGTCTCAGCTCCTCTGCAACGAGAGCAGGGGATCCTCTCCTCCCTCCGGCACCACCCCAACATCGTCTCCTACCTCGGCTTCGAGGTCGCCGATGGAGTCTACAACCTCTTCCTAGAGTATGCTTCTCTCGGTTCCCTCTCCGACCGCATAGATGCTCGCGGCGGCCGCCTCGAAGAGCCGGAGATCCGCTCCTACGCCGGCGACCTCCTCCGCGGCTTGGCCCACCTCCACGCCGCCGGCGTCGCGCACCGCGACGTCAAGAGCCGGAATGTCCTCGTCTTTTCCGGAGGACTCGCGAAGCTCGCGGACTTCGGGTGCGCGCGGCGGACCGCAGCGCCGCCGTTGTCGGGGACGCCGATGTACATGGCGCCGGAGGCCGCGCGCGGGGAGGCGCAGGGCTTGCCCGCCGACGTGTGGGCGCTCGGGTGCACGGTCATAGAAATGGCGACCGGGCGGCCGCCGTGGCCGGACGTCGCCGACCCGGTGGCGGCTCTTCACCGCTCCGGGTTCACCGGCGACGTCCCCGAGTGCCCCGGGTGGTTGTCGGCGGAGGCGAGGGACTTCGTGGGGAAGTGCTTGAAGAGGGACGCAAAAGGGCGGTGGACGGCGGAGCAACTGCTTCATCACCCGTTCGTGGCGAAGACGATGAGCTGGCCGGAAAACGCCTCCACCCCAGCAGATCAAATCTGGGTATCCCCGAAGAGCACGCTGGAGCAGAGCATGTGGCCGGACTCcgaagaagaagagcaccacTACGACAGCCCGGAGGAGAGGCTCCGGCTTCTCGCCGGCAGCGCCTCTCCGGCGATCAACTGGGAAAGCGACGACAACTGGATCACAGTAAGGTCCGACAAGATGCAATCTCCGGCGGCGACAGCAGAAGATGACGACGAACTCAGCGCTTCAGAAGGACCCGAACCCTCTTTCTTCGATTCAATTCAAGTTCCAGATAACAGAATCGATCCATTTCCTGTAGAACCGATGACGAATGTAATTGTAGAACGCAGTCAATCCCCTGTGTTCGTCGTCAACAGTGATAGTAAAAATTCAATCTTTATCTCAAGCTTGCCGCACTTGTTCCTTTTTTTGTTTTCCTATATAGTTATGAATTCTTTCAAGCGAATAGTGAAAGCATATTCCGGCGAGCCAGCTAAAGAGGAAACAGAGCGTGATTTAGGTGATTAG
- the LOC122042163 gene encoding uncharacterized protein LOC122042163, which yields MEKLARSQVAKGLLLLILVLVIPFLSSSLRSFYLYILLNILIVVLCVEAGFLKAISRHHEEKISYGNATGAPMAGEAIAKLAKKSPVLKASKVAPKAQSLKRCSSRPSLFFIGGFEGSEKRVHATKQEEKVEVEIREIISKQELFTKAEAFIGNFYEQLKMQREESWKKIHELYHKTF from the coding sequence ATGGAGAAGTTAGCTAGATCTCAAGTAGCCAAGGGGTTGCTCCTCCTCATTCTAGTCCTCGTCATTCCCTTCCTATCCTCTTCGCTAAGGAGCTTCTATTTATACATCCTTCTTAACATCCTTATCGTTGTACTATGTGTCGAGGCTGGATTCCTCAAGGCCATCTCTAGGCACCATGAGGAAAAAATATCATACGGCAATGCAACAGGGGCTCCGATGGCGGGAGAAGCCATCGCGAAGCTAGCAAAGAAGTCCCCAGTGCTGAAGGCCTCCAAGGTCGCGCCAAAAGCTCAATCTCTAAAGCGTTGCTCGTCAAGACCAAGTCTCTTCTTCATCGGAGGATTTGAGGGATCAGAGAAGAGAGTGCATGCAACGAAACAAGAAGAGAAGGTTGAGGTCGAGATCAGGGAGATCATAAGCAAGCAAGAGCTGTTTACTAAGGCAGAAGCTTTCATCGGCAACTTCTACGAGCAGCTCAAGATGCAAAGAGAGGAATCATGGAAGAAGATTCATGAGCTCTACCATAAAACTTTCTAA
- the LOC122043964 gene encoding mitogen-activated protein kinase kinase kinase 20-like, with protein MDWSRGEVLGRGSFATVSLAHVRLLSGDHPLPPLMAVKSTPLSASAVLRNEEDVLSRLDDCPYLIRCFYSDVVSSCTEESYNIFLEYAGGGSLRDLLLRSGGRFPEPAVRRYARAILLGLNYIHECGYAHCDVKLQNVLVFDGGAVKISDFGLSKKADDRAKGFRGTPLYMSPEAAARDEHGAPGDIWALGCAVLEMATGRPPWPNPPDGDAWGLLFKIAFSDASPEIAADLSQKGKDFLRLCFAKDPAQRWTAEMLLRHPFVTSTDAVEDIAGAPWQCTTPLGASPTNVLEIPSLLSPPPASSTPIHGSSSPMVEENIPADSCDLSPTDRILELSSMAPPNWASSPPDADSGWIEVRAGVLIQSISP; from the coding sequence ATGGACTGGAGCCGCGGAGAAGTCCTCGGCCGCGGCAGCTTCGCCACCGTCAGCCTCGCCCACGTCCGCCTGCTCTCAGGGGATCATCCTCTGCCTCCGTTGATGGCCGTTAAGTCCACGCCGCTCTCCGCCTCCGCCGTCCTCCGCAACGAGGAGGACGTCCTCTCCCGCCTCGACGACTGCCCTTACTTGATTCGCTGTTTCTACTCCGACGTGGTCTCCTCCTGCACAGAGGAGTCTTACAATATTTTCCTCGAGTACGCCGGCGGCGGCTCGCTCCGTGACCTCCTGCTGCGCTCCGGCGGACGGTTCCCCGAGCCCGCCGTCCGGCGCTACGCCAGAGCAATTCTCCTCGGGCTGAATTACATCCACGAATGCGGCTACGCCCACTGCGACGTCAAGCTGCAGAATGTTCTGGTGTTCGACGGCGGCGCCGTCAAAATATCCGATTTCGGCCTCTCCAAGAAGGCCGACGACCGCGCCAAAGGTTTCCGCGGCACTCCGCTGTATATGTCGCCGGAGGCGGCGGCCAGAGATGAGCACGGAGCGCCGGGAGACATTTGGGCGCTCGGGTGCGCGGTGCTGGAGATGGCTACCGGTCGGCCGCCGTGGCCGAATCCGCCCGACGGGGACGCGTGGGGGTTACTCTTCAAAATCGCCTTCAGCGACGCTTCGCCGGAGATCGCTGCGGATTTATCCCAAAAAGGGAAGGATTTCCTCAGACTCTGCTTCGCCAAAGACCCTGCCCAGAGATGGACGGCCGAGATGCTGCTGAGACATCCATTCGTTACTTCGACCGACGCCGTCGAGGACATCGCCGGTGCACCATGGCAATGCACTACTCCGCTCGGAGCCTCTCCGACGAATGTGCTGGAAATACCTTCCTTACTTTCCCCGCCTCCTGCCAGTTCTACTCCAATCCACGGTTCATCTTCCCCGATGGTAGAGGAGAATATTCCGGCAGATTCATGCGATCTGTCTCCAACGGATCGAATCCTGGAGCTCTCGTCGATGGCGCCGCCTAATTGGGCGTCCTCTCCTCCCGACGCAGATTCCGGCTGGATCGAAGTCCGAGCCGGCGTGCTTATCCAATCAATCTCACCTTGA